One window of Triticum dicoccoides isolate Atlit2015 ecotype Zavitan chromosome 5A, WEW_v2.0, whole genome shotgun sequence genomic DNA carries:
- the LOC119300053 gene encoding receptor-like protein kinase FERONIA produces the protein MGRPCEEIREATSNFTEALVIGVGGFGKVFCGVVDDGTKTKVAIKRWNPSPEQSMHEAQAKIEALSKLRHPHLVSLIGFCLFKKEMILVCEYMEHGTLREHLYNNSGKPVLSWRHRLHMCIGAARGLHYLHTGGIIHRNVKTTTILIDKNWVAKVSDFGFPKSALTRASQMHLSTSHVNGSYGYTDPEYFCREQLTDKSDVYSFGVVLLEVLMARTELNPALPSDQVSLAKYALACQRNGTLPDAVDPVIKDEITPECLEKFAETAVRCLADQGMERPTMGGVLSNLELAMQLLNSMPMQNKPLIQQNHMLYV, from the coding sequence ATGGGCCGGCCCTGCGAGGAGATAAGGGAGGCAACCAGTAATTTCACAGAGGCGCTGGTGATCGGCGTGGGCGGCTTTGGGAAAGTGTTCTGCGGCGTCGTGGACGACGGTACCAAGACTAAAGTGGCCATCAAGCGGTGGAACCCGTCACCGGAGCAGAGCATGCACGAGGCCCAGGCGAAGATCGAGGCGCTGTCCAAGCTGCGGCACCCGCACCTTGTCTCCCTCATTGGCTTTTGTCTGTTTAAGAAGGAGATGATCCTCGTGTGCGAATACATGGAGCACGGCACGCTTCGGGAGCACCTGTACAACAACAGCGGCAAGCCGGTGCTATCATGGCGGCACCGCCTCCACATGTGCATCGGCGCCGCGCGGGGCTTGCACTACCTCCACACCGGCGGCATCATCCACCGGAACGTCAAGACCACCACCATCCTCATCGACAAGAATTGGGTCGCCAAGGTGTCGGACTTCGGCTTCCCCAAGTCCGCCCTGACCAGGGCGAGCCAAATGCACCTCAGCACCAGTCATGTCAACGGGAGCTACGGATACACTGACCCGGAGTATTTTTGTCGGGAGCAGCTCACCGACAAGTCAGACGTCTACTCCTTCGGCGTCGTGCTCTTGGAGGTGCTTATGGCAAGGACGGAGCTGAACCCGGCGCTGCCAAGTGACCAGGTCAGCCTCGCCAAATACGCGCTTGCCTGCCAGCGGAACGGCACCCTGCCGGACGCCGTCGACCCGGTGATCAAGGACGAGATCACGCCAGAATGCCTCGAGAAATTCGCCGAGACGGCCGTGAGGTGCCTCGCTGACCAAGGCATGGAGCGGCCTACCATGGGGGGCGTGTTGTCGAACCTAGAGCTGGCGATGCAGCTGCTTAATTCCATGCCGATGCAAAATAAACCACTGATACAACAAAATCATATGTTGTATGTGTAG